In Zingiber officinale cultivar Zhangliang chromosome 11B, Zo_v1.1, whole genome shotgun sequence, a single window of DNA contains:
- the LOC122033593 gene encoding uncharacterized protein LOC122033593: protein MFATAVRWMAKKPKPKMKAIDPPTPPELTQTITRTIFDVVKEHGPLTIADTWDHIKGVGLQGLSSKGQMKILLRWMRERQKLRLICNHDGPHKQFLYTTWFTNPKVMPPRPKKGSSKLP from the exons ATGTTTGCGACGGCGGTTCGATGGATGGCCAAGAAGCCAAAGCCGAAGATGAAGGCCATCGATCCTCCGACGCCGCCGGAGCTGACGCAGACCATCACTCGCACCATCTTCGACGTCGTCAAGGAGCACGGCCCCCTCACCATCGCTGACACTTGGGATCACATCAAG GGAGTGGGTTTGCAAGGTTTATCCAGTAAAGGACAAATGAAGATCCTATTGAGGTGGATGCGCGAGAGGCAAAAACTGCGGCTAATCTGTAATCACGATGGGCCTCATAAGCAATTCCTCTACACTACATGGTTCACCAACCCTAAAGTCATGCCGCCAAGGCCGAAAAAAGGATCCTCGAAGCTACCCTAG